In Drosophila nasuta strain 15112-1781.00 chromosome 2R, ASM2355853v1, whole genome shotgun sequence, a single genomic region encodes these proteins:
- the LOC132784007 gene encoding uncharacterized protein LOC132784007: MDLAMIKTREQTISVWLIDAPRTLAWLRGTPARHCRNICSASAWQVGCPIWWPAEARSRYLAISCVAATGTQQQFIMNVGMPGYTIEQLELDYCNGYMRLHLALDCNGLSTSNVADALQAQRLLPFAPEYKGFGLAAMVETLCGVMAGARYASQLVGRQGLFGTDQDVADLGQVYIAIDPMRFCVSFEERLSDFQQLLRDALPWDANQTPLIPGDKESLHMQMVNDQDGLTLSPCTLYVLQELSVRFSIKPLVVR; this comes from the coding sequence ATGGATTTGGCCATGATCAAGACAAGGGAGCAGACCATTAGCGTGTGGCTAATCGATGCTCCAAGAACATTGGCATGGCTTCGTGGTACGCCTGCCAGGCATTGTCGCAACATTTGCTCGGCGTCTGCATGGCAAGTGGGCTGTCCGATTTGGTGGCCAGCGGAGGCAAGGAGCCGCTACTTGGCGATATCCTGTGTAGCGGCAACAGGCACACAGCAACAGTTCATCATGAATGTGGGCATGCCGGGCTACACGATTGAACAACTGGAGCTCGATTACTGCAATGGTTATATGCGGCTGCATCTGGCCTTGGATTGCAATGGGCTGTCGACTAGCAATGTGGCAGATGCTTTGCAGGCTCAACGCTTGCTTCCATTTGCGCCCGAGTACAAGGGATTTGGTTTGGCCGCCATGGTTGAAACACTTTGCGGAGTGATGGCAGGAGCACGCTATGCCTCACAGCTGGTGGGACGTCAGGGTTTGTTTGGGACGGATCAAGATGTGGCGGATCTGGGTCAGGTGTACATTGCCATTGATCCAATGCGCTTTTGCGTATCCTTTGAGGAGCGACTGAGCGATTTCCAGCAGCTGTTGCGAGATGCTTTGCCCTGGGACGCCAATCAGACGCCATTGATTCCTGGTGACAAGGAGAGTCTGCATATGCAGATGGTTAACGATCAGGATGGCCTAACTTTATCACCCTGCACTCTCTATGTCCTGCAGGAGTTGAGCGTGCGCTTCAGCATAAAACCTCTTGTGGTTCGGTAA
- the LOC132785053 gene encoding modular serine protease-like, with translation MIIRIILVNLVIPFVILLCNGYCFFECPFDKKCLRLSAMCNGTKECSFGEDELHVNCKYPITTRRSTFYCANGVPIDKSQMCNKKIDCLDKSDESPAICKQEYEIQLNLRIENSTCKKPQLACQASTEEDCISADKICDDKFDCPNGRDESIEMCMQVLRHPYFQCGNGKIIYNSSQLCDNKYDCLDGSDELETHCQYNEKWERKQPVTCEEPKRNNIKFTSNTTMYAEKENNETHYFVYAGGVVQFECYDSKEDFKGKKWNVCKIDENGNGKWLNDLPECVDNRNKNQNTNGDWGCRLDTYDHYSENLRIWNCSNDGENCVEKIKPPLTNANVKFNCSKNLMLFPEGLREKMYRCRDKEWKLNSKELPPKPRCGKMCSTSELYCLDSMEPKCKKRDGTTTKCDQAPSWEPETTVTYDCFPEYKESNSKFTSKCLNNGNWNHSGNRDEYCSIKCGVNDQEALLALNAPETEPHLSPWSVAIYDNNNTQQFQYSCGGVLIRHNFVLTAAHCVSDEKNNFGTNRIRVMPAQKVNVSVIDSHNDCRKANETNKDEADKHSECWIVQQIFINPIYDPTRYTSDSALLHLQANPFLPFRIVCIPGIHFDWEKGYTNRNGSVFAWDSGKRKSDKKLNFVYVDGILNIADNIANSNFHIDVTSYNVKTTLCKGDSGCGFFDYCPNGKKMCLFGIISTGQSMDINECTSNVKINSVVHPSTVAFVNKFIKAISNKCPK, from the exons ATGATTATTCGCATAATCCTTGTAAATTTGGTGATTCCGTTTGTTATCTTATTATGCAATGGGTACTGTTTTTTTGAGTGCCCTTTTGATAAAAAGTGTCTTAGACTTAGTGCAATGTGTAATGGAACAAAAGAGTGTTCTTTTGGCGAGGATGAGTTACATGTTAATTGCAAATATCCCATAACTACCCGTCGTTCAACTTTCTACTGTGCAAACGGAGTGCCTATCGATAAATCTcaaatgtgcaataaaaaaattgattgtCTCGATAAATCTGACGAGTCGCCTGCGATCTGTAAGCAGGAGTATGAAATACAGCTTAACCTCCGAATTGAAAATTCGACCTGTAAAAA ACCTCAGCTGGCATGTCAAGCTTCAACCGAAGAAGATTGTATTTCCGCGGATAAAATATGTGATGACAAGTTCGATTGTCCGAATGGCCGGGATGAATCTATAGAGATGTGCATGCAAGTACTTCGGCATCCCTATTTCCAGTGTGGCAATGGAAAGATCATCTATAATAGTAGTCAACTGTGCGACAACAAATATGATTGCCTCGATGGCTCTGATGAGTTGGAAACTCATTGTCAATATAACGAAAAATGGGAACGGAAGCAGCCAGTTACATGTGAAGAGCCTAAgagaaataatataaaatttacgaGCAACACAACAATGTATGCTGAGAAGGAAAATAATGAAACGCATTATTTTGTCTATGCAGGCGGTGTAGTTCAATTTGAGTGCTACGATTCTAAGGAAGACTTCAAGGGCAAAAAGTGGAATGTGTGCAAGATtgatgaaaatggaaatggaaaatggttGAATGATTTACCAGAGTGTGTGGACAATCGTAATAAGAACCAAAACACAAATGGAGATTGGGGCTGCAGATTAGATACTTATGATCATTATTCAGAAAATTTGCGCATTTGGAACTGTTCAAACGACGGCGAAAATTGCGTAGAGAAGATAAAACCACCTTTAACTAACGCGAATGTAAAGTTCAACTGTTCGAAGAACTTAATGTTGTTCCCGGAAGGTCTACGGGAAAAAATGTATCGTTGTCGAGACAAAGAATGGAAACTCAACTCTAAGGAACTTCCACCCAAACCCAGATGCGGCA AAATGTGCAGTACAAGTGAATTGTATTGCTTGGACTCGATGGAACCAAAATGCAAGAAACGGGACGGAACAACTACGAAATGCGACCAGGCACCCAGTTGGGAACCAGAAACCACAGTTACTTATGATTGTTTTCCTGAATACAAAGAAAGTAATTCGAAGTTTACCTCGAAGTGCCTTAACAACGGAAATTGGAATCATTCTGGTAATAGAGATGAATATTGCTCTATAAAATGTGGAGTAAATGATCAGGAAGCGTTACTGGCGCTAAATGCCCCAGAAACGGAACCACACCTTTCACCATGGTCAGTTGCTAtttatgacaacaacaatacgcaGCAGTTCCAATACTCCTGTGGTGGTGTCCTAATACGACATAATTTCGTATTGACTGCTGCTCATTGCGTTAGTGatgaaaaaaacaactttgGAACTAACCGAATTCGTGTGATGCCAGCCCAAAAAGTCAATGTATCCGTCATTGATAGCCACAATGATTGTCGAAAGGCCAATGAAACCAATAAAGACGAGGCTGATAAACACAGTGAGTGTTGGATAGTTCAGCAGATATTTATTAATCC caTATATGATCCGACACGGTATACATCCGATTCGGCTCTTTTGCATCTGCAAGCAAACCCATTTTTGCCATTCAGAATAGTTTGCATACCGGGAATCCACTTTGATTGGGAGAAAGGTTATACAAATCGCAATGGCTCAGTTTTTGCGTGGGATTCGGGAAAAAGAAAGTCAGATAAAAAGCTAAATTTCGTTTATGTCGATGGAATACTAAACATAGCAGATAATATCGCAAATAGTAACTTTCACATAGATGTAACCTCATATAATGTTAAAACTACACTTTGTAAAGGAGATAGTGGCTGCGGCTTTTTCGATTATTGTCCTAATGGCAAGAAAATGTGTTTATTCGGGATCATTAGTACAGGTCAAAGCATGGATATAAACGAATGCACTAGTAACGTTAAAATCAATAGCGTTGTGCATCCGAGTACAGTTGCATTTgtgaataaatttataaaggCAATTTCTAATAAATGTCCCAAATAA